A region from the Gemmatimonadota bacterium genome encodes:
- a CDS encoding FAD-dependent oxidoreductase, which translates to MLRRDALRVLAMAPVLARARPSGLRPPKRVVVIGAGILGSATAYRLATLGAEVTLCERATPGSGASEKSFAWINAYASKQPRGYYELNRSSQLVWRELQDRVPELPLKWGGRIEWQPSPDAVAELSGAVRRQQSWGYPIEMLDRAALRARAPALRLPDTVESGVFASDEGGLDAGRACQVLARAAETAGARLLLSCEVVGFDVRGGLVRAVRSSAGELPADAVVVAAGVDTPRIAAWMDVRVPLRDAPGVLAQCSATGPEIGPIVVGPDVIVKQHADGRMVIGGGFTGEPVYRRDRPESERMEAERVLTLAQARFDAMDGVTLERTTVGWRPLPTDGHPVVGFPSAAPNLYLMVTHSGVTLSALLSQLAAREILEGLEVDLLAPYRVERFI; encoded by the coding sequence ATGCTGCGTCGCGATGCGCTCCGGGTGCTCGCCATGGCACCGGTGCTGGCCCGAGCGCGCCCTTCGGGCCTCCGTCCGCCCAAGCGCGTGGTCGTGATCGGCGCCGGGATCCTGGGAAGCGCTACGGCCTACCGCCTCGCCACCCTCGGGGCGGAGGTAACGCTCTGTGAGCGTGCTACGCCCGGCTCGGGCGCCTCGGAGAAGTCGTTCGCCTGGATCAACGCGTACGCAAGCAAACAACCGCGTGGCTACTACGAGCTCAACCGCAGCAGTCAACTGGTGTGGCGCGAGCTTCAGGACCGCGTCCCCGAGCTTCCCCTGAAGTGGGGAGGCCGCATCGAGTGGCAGCCCAGCCCGGATGCGGTCGCGGAGCTGTCCGGAGCCGTGCGCCGGCAGCAGTCCTGGGGTTATCCGATCGAGATGCTCGATCGCGCGGCCCTGCGGGCGCGTGCACCTGCGCTCCGCCTGCCCGACACAGTGGAATCCGGTGTCTTCGCCAGCGACGAGGGCGGACTCGACGCCGGCCGCGCCTGCCAGGTGCTGGCCCGAGCAGCGGAGACCGCGGGCGCCCGCCTCTTGCTCTCGTGCGAGGTTGTGGGATTCGACGTCCGTGGCGGACTCGTGCGAGCCGTGCGCTCGTCGGCGGGCGAGCTGCCTGCGGACGCCGTCGTGGTAGCGGCCGGAGTGGATACGCCTCGCATCGCTGCGTGGATGGATGTCCGGGTTCCACTACGTGACGCGCCGGGCGTGCTCGCCCAGTGCTCCGCCACCGGTCCAGAGATCGGACCCATCGTCGTCGGCCCCGACGTGATCGTGAAGCAGCACGCCGACGGACGCATGGTGATCGGAGGCGGGTTCACCGGCGAGCCGGTCTACCGCCGAGACCGGCCTGAATCGGAGCGCATGGAAGCCGAGCGCGTGCTGACGCTGGCACAGGCTCGCTTCGATGCGATGGACGGTGTGACGCTCGAGCGAACCACGGTCGGATGGCGGCCGCTCCCCACCGACGGCCATCCCGTTGTGGGCTTCCCGAGTGCGGCGCCCAATCTCTACCTCATGGTAACGCACTCCGGCGTCACCCTGTCCGCACTGCTGAGCCAGCTGGCCGCCCGCGAGATCCTCGAAGGTCTGGAGGTCGACTTGCTCGCGCCCTACCGGGTGGAGCGCTTCATCTGA
- a CDS encoding peptide ABC transporter substrate-binding protein, with protein MIRVAGTALPVLLLLVGCSGDAPRASASADGRPILRVAYAREIDVLNPFTSQNLVDIQFSMMEGLITTDEHNTYVPVLAKAIPTEANGLVVRNPDGTVDMTWPLQENVRWHDGEPFTSADVCFTWGFVSSPGSQTYNRDQYLNITDCLMPDEHTVVLRWNGIYGYYAGLFEAILPEHVLGGMSTEEVVNFEPYNRGSRTVGTGPFRFVEWRSGEYIRVERNPDYWRGNGEPHIDEIVWAFIPDNNTRLNALKAGAHHWGQIQPTQVAEMEGASGMRVHLVSSNSVMHLDLNVTTPRGRTLFGDRDVRRALFQAIDRQAIADQLMQGTVEVANSPINPTSPYHNPDVPPFAYEPEAARRLLDAAGWRAGPDGIRTKDGERFRFTLLNRAGSTDRIAIAQVIQAQLRQVGIEVGFETLESAAWTQRWRSSQWEGIISAWFLPADPSLTGLYACEGPNNMTGFCDPELDQLLEESDQHLSFEERKPLLDQAQVRLQETAHTLLLYHNVIPEVVSERIGSYRGSGTNFGSFWNLHEWTLDPAR; from the coding sequence ATGATCCGAGTCGCAGGCACGGCGCTTCCTGTCCTTCTTCTGCTCGTCGGCTGCAGCGGGGACGCACCGCGAGCGTCCGCCAGCGCGGACGGAAGGCCCATCCTGCGTGTCGCGTACGCGCGGGAGATCGACGTGCTGAACCCGTTCACCAGTCAGAACCTGGTCGACATCCAGTTCAGCATGATGGAAGGCCTGATCACCACCGACGAGCACAACACCTACGTTCCGGTGCTGGCCAAGGCCATCCCCACGGAAGCGAACGGCCTGGTGGTGCGGAATCCCGACGGCACAGTCGACATGACCTGGCCGCTCCAGGAGAACGTGCGCTGGCACGATGGGGAGCCGTTCACCAGCGCCGATGTGTGCTTCACGTGGGGGTTCGTCTCGAGCCCCGGCTCCCAGACCTACAACCGGGACCAGTACCTCAACATCACGGATTGCCTCATGCCGGACGAGCACACGGTGGTGCTCCGCTGGAACGGCATCTACGGCTATTACGCCGGCTTGTTCGAGGCGATCCTGCCCGAGCACGTCCTGGGCGGCATGAGCACCGAAGAGGTCGTCAACTTCGAGCCCTACAACCGAGGCTCGCGTACCGTCGGCACCGGCCCCTTCCGTTTCGTGGAGTGGCGTTCCGGCGAGTACATCCGTGTGGAGCGGAATCCGGACTATTGGCGGGGGAATGGTGAGCCCCACATCGACGAGATCGTCTGGGCGTTCATTCCCGACAACAACACCCGCTTGAACGCCCTGAAGGCCGGGGCCCACCACTGGGGCCAGATCCAGCCCACCCAGGTGGCCGAGATGGAGGGCGCCTCCGGCATGCGGGTCCATCTGGTCAGCTCCAACTCGGTCATGCACCTGGACCTGAACGTGACCACCCCCAGGGGACGAACGCTTTTCGGAGACCGCGACGTCCGTCGTGCCCTCTTCCAGGCCATCGACCGCCAGGCCATCGCAGACCAGCTCATGCAGGGCACGGTCGAAGTCGCCAACTCTCCCATCAACCCTACCAGCCCCTACCACAACCCGGATGTGCCCCCGTTCGCCTACGAGCCCGAGGCAGCGCGTCGGCTGCTCGACGCGGCCGGATGGCGGGCTGGGCCGGACGGCATTCGGACCAAGGATGGGGAACGCTTCCGCTTCACGCTCCTCAACCGGGCGGGGAGCACGGACCGCATCGCCATTGCCCAGGTCATCCAGGCGCAGCTGCGTCAGGTGGGCATCGAGGTCGGGTTCGAGACGCTGGAGAGCGCAGCATGGACGCAGCGCTGGCGCAGCAGTCAATGGGAGGGGATCATCAGCGCCTGGTTCCTCCCCGCCGACCCCAGCCTCACCGGCCTGTACGCCTGTGAAGGACCCAACAACATGACCGGCTTCTGTGACCCCGAGCTGGACCAGCTCCTGGAGGAGTCCGATCAGCATCTTTCGTTTGAAGAGCGCAAGCCGCTGCTCGATCAGGCCCAGGTGCGCTTGCAAGAGACGGCGCACACGCTGCTGCTCTACCACAACGTGATCCCTGAGGTCGTCAGCGAGCGGATCGGCAGCTATCGCGGCAGCGGCACCAACTTCGGCAGCTTCTGGAACCTGCACGAGTGGACCCTGGACCCCGCTCGCTGA
- a CDS encoding ABC transporter permease gives MSEPRSDPRPAGAHRTASARSRTWRRLSRHTPAWLSFGVFVVVAAACVAAPWIAPYEFDAIDLGSIREAPSWAHWMGTDDLGRDLFTRVLYGGRISILIGVLSALLGTGLGTLVGALAGYFGGRTDGVLMRGTDVAYAIPTLPLLIVLSSYTQAAAGSMALIIGLLSWMTTARVVRGELLSLKQMPYVEAARSLGATSGRIITRHLLPNAVGPIVVGATLAVGNAIVLESSLSFLGLGVQPPTPTWGNMLQDAQATMATNPWLTLFPGLAILVIVLAVNFLGDGLQDALDPAGRMR, from the coding sequence ATGAGTGAGCCGCGCTCGGATCCACGGCCGGCTGGGGCCCATCGCACCGCCAGCGCACGGTCCCGCACCTGGCGCCGATTGTCCCGGCACACGCCGGCCTGGCTTTCGTTCGGCGTGTTCGTGGTCGTGGCCGCCGCGTGCGTAGCTGCACCGTGGATCGCCCCCTATGAGTTCGACGCCATCGACCTTGGCAGCATCCGGGAGGCGCCCTCCTGGGCACACTGGATGGGCACGGACGACCTGGGGCGCGACCTCTTCACCCGCGTTCTCTATGGTGGCCGGATCTCCATCCTCATCGGCGTGTTGTCGGCCCTGCTGGGCACCGGCCTGGGCACGCTGGTCGGCGCGCTGGCGGGATACTTCGGCGGGCGCACCGACGGCGTTCTCATGAGAGGCACCGACGTGGCGTATGCCATCCCCACCCTGCCGCTCCTGATCGTGCTCAGCTCCTACACGCAGGCCGCCGCGGGCTCGATGGCCCTGATCATCGGTCTGCTCTCCTGGATGACGACAGCCCGGGTGGTACGTGGGGAGCTGCTCTCGCTCAAGCAGATGCCGTACGTGGAAGCCGCGCGCAGCCTGGGCGCCACCAGCGGACGCATCATCACCCGTCACCTCTTGCCCAATGCGGTGGGCCCCATCGTGGTGGGCGCAACGCTGGCCGTGGGGAACGCGATCGTCCTGGAGTCGTCGCTGAGTTTCCTGGGGCTGGGCGTGCAGCCACCCACTCCGACCTGGGGCAACATGCTACAGGACGCCCAGGCCACCATGGCCACCAATCCATGGCTCACCCTCTTTCCCGGGCTCGCGATTCTGGTGATCGTGCTGGCGGTGAACTTCCTCGGCGATGGTCTCCAGGACGCACTCGATCCCGCGGGGCGGATGCGATGA
- a CDS encoding ABC transporter permease yields MGAYVLRRLLQMIPMAFGISVVLFAVIQAAPGGPEGALLESGRFIDPAVIEAYRERLGVDQPVPVQYVRWLSAALTGDLGISFSTTRPVLDMILERLPATVELMGAAFLFAALVATLLGLISAVKQYSAADYAGTALSFLGMAMPVFWFALILQWVFAVKLGWLPVSGTETVGASSLGDHLLHLVLPGLVLSFRYIAGWSRYLRSSLLTALRADYVRTARAKGLSERAVVGVHAIRNALIPVLSVMALNLAGLFSGAVITETVFAWPGIGRMFVQAMFARDYPLLMGILMLGSLMVIVFNLVADLLYGVLDPRIRYE; encoded by the coding sequence ATGGGAGCCTACGTCCTGCGCAGGCTGCTGCAGATGATCCCGATGGCGTTCGGGATCAGTGTCGTGCTCTTCGCCGTGATCCAGGCAGCGCCGGGAGGGCCCGAGGGCGCATTGCTCGAGAGCGGCCGCTTCATCGATCCCGCAGTGATCGAGGCCTACCGCGAGCGACTGGGAGTCGACCAGCCGGTTCCGGTCCAATACGTGCGCTGGCTTTCCGCGGCGCTCACCGGCGACCTGGGCATCAGCTTCTCCACCACCCGGCCGGTGCTGGACATGATCCTCGAGCGGCTGCCGGCCACGGTCGAGCTCATGGGCGCGGCCTTCCTGTTCGCGGCCCTGGTCGCCACGCTGCTGGGGCTGATCAGCGCGGTCAAGCAGTACAGCGCGGCGGACTATGCGGGAACCGCGCTCTCTTTTCTCGGCATGGCCATGCCGGTGTTCTGGTTCGCGCTCATCCTGCAATGGGTGTTCGCGGTCAAGCTGGGGTGGTTGCCCGTGTCGGGCACCGAGACCGTGGGCGCCAGCTCGCTCGGAGACCACCTGCTGCACCTGGTCCTTCCCGGGCTGGTGCTCTCCTTCCGCTACATCGCGGGCTGGTCGCGCTACCTGCGCTCCAGCCTGCTCACGGCGCTGCGAGCGGACTACGTGCGCACGGCCCGGGCCAAGGGACTCTCGGAGCGCGCCGTGGTCGGGGTGCACGCCATCCGCAATGCCCTGATCCCTGTGCTTTCGGTCATGGCGCTCAACCTCGCAGGACTCTTCTCGGGCGCCGTCATCACGGAGACCGTGTTCGCCTGGCCGGGGATCGGGCGCATGTTCGTGCAGGCCATGTTCGCGCGCGACTATCCGCTGCTGATGGGCATCCTGATGCTGGGCTCTCTGATGGTGATCGTCTTCAATCTGGTGGCGGACCTGCTTTACGGCGTCCTCGATCCGCGGATCCGCTATGAGTGA
- a CDS encoding DUF819 family protein: MKIRPECGGVATRRKDGPALLPGAVDTYPRAMITSPLAHLFILAAVVLGAVWLEANRRLFRSLGAALVSILLAMVLSNVGLIPGESPAYDFLAGPAVSAGIVLILLAVDLRTVVQAGPRMLGAFGVGALGTMAGAATAAFLLSGAIGPETWKLAGQYTATYTGGGANFAAVGAALETSGELFAAGIAADVIVTAVWMATCLAVPVLWGRGKGGAVPGLEAQTEGPVGSADALDRRLYATVGTVSLSDIGGLTVVVLGTLWAAELLAARTPLPGVLWLTTIALILAQSRWVRRLRGAAVFGNYLVLWFLASNGASSVVANIVAVGPPIFYFALITVAIHGLVTFVGGSLVGLDLKTLAVASQANVGGPASAMALASARGYTDRLLPGVAVGLLGYAVGNYLGFAVASVARSLMGG, from the coding sequence GTGAAGATCCGCCCAGAGTGCGGGGGGGTAGCGACACGACGCAAGGACGGACCGGCCTTGCTGCCCGGCGCGGTCGACACCTATCCTCGCGCGATGATCACGAGCCCCCTCGCGCACCTGTTCATCCTGGCCGCCGTCGTGCTGGGTGCCGTCTGGCTGGAGGCCAACCGACGTCTCTTCCGGTCGCTCGGCGCCGCCCTGGTGAGCATCCTGCTCGCGATGGTGCTCTCCAACGTCGGCCTGATCCCCGGGGAGTCGCCTGCGTACGACTTTCTGGCGGGACCCGCCGTCAGCGCCGGGATCGTCCTGATCCTGCTCGCGGTCGATCTGCGTACCGTCGTCCAGGCCGGCCCGCGGATGCTGGGTGCGTTCGGGGTGGGCGCTCTGGGCACCATGGCCGGTGCGGCCACCGCCGCCTTTCTGTTGTCCGGCGCCATCGGTCCAGAGACGTGGAAGCTGGCCGGCCAGTACACGGCCACCTACACGGGGGGCGGAGCCAACTTCGCCGCCGTGGGGGCGGCTTTGGAGACGAGCGGTGAGCTCTTCGCGGCCGGGATCGCGGCGGACGTGATCGTCACCGCTGTGTGGATGGCCACCTGTCTGGCCGTGCCGGTGCTGTGGGGACGCGGGAAAGGCGGGGCTGTTCCCGGTCTGGAAGCGCAGACAGAGGGCCCGGTCGGGTCGGCCGACGCGCTGGACCGCCGCCTGTACGCGACGGTGGGAACGGTATCCCTGTCCGACATCGGCGGGCTGACCGTGGTGGTGTTGGGGACGCTCTGGGCTGCTGAGCTGTTGGCCGCACGCACGCCGCTCCCCGGCGTGTTGTGGCTCACGACCATCGCGCTGATCCTCGCGCAGTCCCGTTGGGTCCGTCGCCTGCGTGGAGCGGCGGTTTTCGGCAACTACCTGGTGCTCTGGTTCCTGGCCAGCAACGGGGCCAGCTCGGTGGTGGCCAACATCGTGGCGGTGGGACCGCCCATCTTCTACTTCGCGCTCATCACGGTTGCCATCCACGGTCTGGTGACCTTCGTGGGCGGTTCCTTGGTCGGGCTCGATCTCAAGACGCTCGCGGTCGCCTCGCAAGCCAACGTGGGCGGGCCGGCCTCGGCGATGGCCTTGGCCAGCGCCCGCGGGTACACCGACCGCCTGCTCCCGGGCGTGGCGGTTGGCCTGCTCGGGTACGCCGTGGGCAACTATCTGGGCTTCGCGGTGGCGAGCGTGGCGCGGTCGCTGATGGGCGGCTGA